In Lewinellaceae bacterium, a single window of DNA contains:
- a CDS encoding ATP-binding protein, which translates to MKYPIGIQDFRELRKGGYVYVDKTENIHHILNRGKYFFFSRPRRFGKSLLLSTINELYSGSRELFEGLWVAGHWDWERTNPVVHIKFASFKYKDNPLKKAIQEGLGQEAARLGIELEEGDFVNPLEDLIVKAHQKYGRKIVLLIDEYDKPIIDYLNKVEQAEANRDTLKWLYSILKDSDPHLELVFITGVSAFSKVSIFSDLNNLENISLSPSAYTLLGITQEELEHYFSQQLAEVDAEKVRYWYNGYGWGGQDKVYNPFSILRFFKDGRLFQNFWFETGTPTFLVREMKKHRYYNVRAIRASQSKISAFDFSRLDPIAVLFQTGYLTITEYVPEDNLYTLDYPNMEVRQSLEQNLLADYLDFPLEDPLARVVNLRNALRQKDLQEVIDIFNALFASLPYDHWQRENEHFFHAIIHLSFSLLGVYIQSEVHTAKGRCDALVQTEQYIYAFEFKLDKSAAEALQQIEEKGYLAPWADSPKEKIAVGVSFSSEKKQVEDWAVRE; encoded by the coding sequence ATGAAGTACCCCATAGGCATACAGGATTTTCGAGAGCTGCGCAAAGGCGGTTACGTATACGTGGACAAAACGGAGAATATCCACCACATACTCAACAGGGGTAAGTACTTCTTCTTCTCCCGCCCGCGCCGCTTCGGCAAGAGCCTGCTGCTGTCCACCATCAACGAGCTGTACAGCGGGAGCCGGGAGCTGTTTGAAGGGCTGTGGGTAGCAGGCCACTGGGACTGGGAACGCACCAACCCGGTGGTCCACATCAAATTTGCCAGTTTTAAATACAAAGACAACCCGTTGAAAAAAGCCATCCAGGAAGGGCTGGGGCAGGAAGCAGCACGACTGGGCATCGAACTGGAGGAAGGTGATTTCGTCAACCCGTTAGAGGATCTTATTGTCAAGGCCCACCAAAAGTACGGGCGCAAGATAGTCCTGCTCATCGACGAGTACGACAAGCCTATCATCGATTACCTGAATAAGGTGGAGCAGGCCGAGGCCAACCGGGACACCCTCAAATGGCTGTATTCTATATTAAAAGACAGCGACCCCCACCTGGAGTTGGTGTTCATCACCGGCGTCTCCGCCTTCAGCAAGGTGAGCATCTTTTCAGACCTGAATAACCTGGAGAACATCTCGCTCTCCCCTTCTGCTTACACCCTGCTTGGCATTACTCAGGAAGAACTCGAACACTATTTCTCGCAGCAACTGGCGGAAGTGGACGCCGAAAAGGTCCGGTACTGGTACAACGGCTACGGTTGGGGCGGGCAAGACAAGGTCTACAACCCCTTTTCCATTCTTCGCTTTTTCAAAGACGGCCGCCTGTTCCAGAATTTCTGGTTCGAGACCGGCACGCCCACTTTCCTGGTCCGCGAGATGAAAAAGCACCGGTACTACAACGTGCGCGCCATCCGGGCGTCGCAGAGCAAAATCTCGGCTTTTGATTTTTCGCGCCTCGACCCCATCGCCGTGCTGTTCCAAACCGGCTACCTCACCATCACGGAATATGTGCCGGAAGACAACCTGTACACCCTCGACTACCCCAACATGGAGGTGCGCCAATCACTGGAACAAAACCTGCTGGCCGATTACCTCGATTTCCCTCTGGAAGACCCGCTGGCCCGCGTGGTTAACCTGCGCAACGCCCTGCGCCAGAAGGACCTGCAGGAAGTCATAGATATCTTCAACGCCCTTTTCGCCAGCCTGCCCTACGATCACTGGCAACGGGAAAACGAACACTTCTTCCACGCCATCATCCACCTGTCCTTCAGCCTGCTGGGCGTTTATATCCAATCGGAAGTGCACACCGCCAAAGGGCGCTGCGATGCGCTCGTGCAGACGGAACAGTACATTTACGCCTTCGAGTTTAAGCTCGACAAGAGCGCCGCCGAAGCGCTGCAGCAGATCGAAGAGAAAGGCTACCTGGCGCCCTGGGCGGATTCGCCGAAGGAGAAAATTGCGGTGGGGGTGAGTTTTAGTTCGGAGAAGAAACAGGTGGAGGATTGGGCGGTGAGAGAATGA
- a CDS encoding uracil-DNA glycosylase family protein: MDQLLQEIRQCSICRPHLPHGTNPVLSAHPDSKIAIIGQAPGSIVHQSGVPWEDKSGDRLRAWLQVGQSDFYNPANFALVPMGFCYPGQGKSGDLPPRKECAPQWHGQLFEQMDKLELILLVGSYAQAYYLKEKKQKTLTETVRNFKDYLPGYFVLPHPSPRNNIWMRKNPWFEKEALPALRHIVRGIFSK; the protein is encoded by the coding sequence ATGGATCAACTTCTGCAAGAGATCAGGCAATGTTCCATTTGCCGGCCCCATCTACCACACGGAACCAACCCGGTGCTGTCCGCACATCCGGACAGCAAAATTGCCATTATTGGACAGGCCCCGGGCAGCATCGTTCATCAATCGGGGGTGCCGTGGGAAGACAAGAGCGGCGACCGGTTGCGAGCGTGGTTGCAGGTTGGCCAGAGCGATTTTTACAATCCGGCAAATTTTGCCCTGGTTCCTATGGGATTCTGTTATCCTGGCCAGGGGAAATCCGGCGATCTGCCCCCCAGAAAAGAATGTGCCCCTCAATGGCATGGGCAACTATTCGAACAGATGGATAAGCTGGAACTGATCCTTCTGGTTGGTTCATACGCCCAAGCCTATTACCTGAAGGAAAAGAAACAAAAGACGCTAACCGAAACCGTGAGGAATTTTAAAGATTACCTTCCCGGTTATTTTGTCCTGCCTCATCCCTCGCCAAGAAACAATATCTGGATGAGGAAGAACCCCTGGTTTGAAAAGGAGGCGCTGCCGGCTTTGAGGCATATTGTCAGGGGCATTTTCAGCAAATAA
- a CDS encoding DUF4062 domain-containing protein, which produces MPTQKIQALISSTARDLPEHRKEALDACLRQSMAPVMMEHLPASDAEAIGASLKMVDEADIYIGIFAHRYGYVPKGHEISITEMEYNRAKGREIPRLIFLMDKEHPITIEEVEVERTAELKAFKARLQEEKVVNFFKSPADLRAHLINSLSRYRDKDPTAYHYVSDIPAPPEAYIAHPYTLLQAHRLVGRQPELNLLTDWVLKSKPPHAAIFNVVAIGGMGKSALTWKWFNDIAPQEMKPLAGLLWWSFYESDARFENFVIRALAYVSRRPREEVEKMPPSERERQLLDILDKEPFLLVLDGLERIMLAYARMDAARLADDEIEEQTANYVVNAYGLPESAAQSYVGQHRLRKTTDPRAGMFLRKLAQVKAAKILVSTRLYPAELQAITGEPLHGCFALFLNGLHQDDALNLWRAFGVSGSREALLPLFRRFGRHPLLLQSLASEVAHYRRAPGDFDAWKEAHPAFNPFGLPLVQARTHVLEYALRGLEEAAHQALQVIAGFRMPASYDTLAALFVANNEPEEGESKLFPSETGLDHTLKELEDRGLLGWDKRANRYDLHPIVRGVVWSGMAEEGRRVVFSSLQAHFEAVPKIENFLEVNRLEDLTPAIELYNTLVGLGRYDAAETLFYERINKATLYRLSASRQRVELLELLFPDGVGELPRLISPAQQAFTLNALAAGYHYSGQPGRAVPLLRRHNEIREREKDKENLSVGLGNLSNAQQLAGALRESEAAARRALALTREREDRSREATSLYWLGLTLAARGKESNSKTALDRSIKISLQTDAYEPYDYQAMRAVWLGLWEDAEKWANKAKDYCNGIRYDRGIIRTARLLGQALLGLGNVPQADENLHQALTHARSVNLIEEELPALVALADLRRRQGQPAAARELLGGVWELAERGPYPLDHADACNVLAQLEREAGNEQAAVEAATQAYRLAWCDGPPYAYHWGLEKAKQHLAELGAAEPELPPYDEGKYEPMVEMEINPRDEFFE; this is translated from the coding sequence ATGCCAACCCAAAAAATACAGGCCCTCATCAGCAGCACTGCCCGCGACCTGCCGGAGCACCGCAAGGAAGCCCTCGACGCCTGCCTGCGGCAGAGCATGGCCCCCGTCATGATGGAGCACCTGCCCGCCAGCGACGCCGAAGCCATCGGCGCCTCGCTGAAGATGGTGGACGAGGCGGACATTTACATCGGCATCTTCGCCCACCGCTACGGCTATGTGCCAAAGGGGCATGAGATTTCCATCACCGAGATGGAGTACAACCGCGCCAAAGGCCGGGAAATCCCCCGCCTGATCTTCCTCATGGACAAAGAGCACCCCATCACCATCGAGGAGGTGGAGGTGGAACGCACCGCCGAACTCAAAGCCTTCAAAGCCCGCCTGCAGGAAGAAAAAGTCGTCAACTTTTTTAAGTCCCCCGCCGACCTGCGCGCTCACCTCATCAACAGCCTCTCCCGCTACCGCGATAAAGACCCCACCGCCTACCACTACGTCAGCGACATCCCGGCGCCGCCGGAGGCCTACATCGCCCACCCCTACACCCTGCTGCAGGCCCACCGCCTGGTGGGGCGGCAGCCCGAGCTCAACCTGCTGACGGACTGGGTGCTAAAAAGCAAACCTCCCCACGCTGCCATCTTCAACGTCGTCGCCATCGGCGGCATGGGCAAGAGCGCCCTGACCTGGAAATGGTTCAACGACATCGCTCCCCAGGAGATGAAGCCCCTGGCGGGCCTCCTCTGGTGGAGCTTCTACGAGAGCGACGCCCGCTTCGAGAACTTCGTCATCCGCGCCCTGGCCTACGTGAGCCGGCGGCCGCGCGAAGAGGTGGAAAAGATGCCCCCCTCCGAGCGGGAACGGCAGTTGCTGGACATCCTCGACAAGGAGCCCTTCCTGCTGGTGCTCGACGGCCTGGAGCGCATTATGCTGGCCTACGCCCGCATGGACGCCGCCCGCCTGGCGGACGATGAAATTGAAGAACAAACCGCCAATTACGTGGTGAATGCCTACGGCCTGCCGGAGAGCGCCGCCCAGTCTTACGTCGGCCAGCACCGCCTGCGCAAAACGACCGACCCGAGGGCAGGGATGTTCCTCAGGAAACTGGCCCAGGTAAAGGCAGCCAAGATCCTGGTCAGCACCCGCCTCTACCCTGCCGAACTACAAGCGATAACCGGCGAGCCTCTACACGGCTGCTTCGCCCTCTTCCTGAACGGCCTCCACCAAGACGACGCCCTCAACCTCTGGCGCGCCTTCGGCGTCAGCGGCTCGCGGGAGGCCCTGCTGCCGTTGTTCCGCCGCTTCGGCCGCCACCCCCTGCTGCTGCAGTCCCTGGCGAGCGAGGTGGCCCACTACCGCCGCGCCCCGGGCGACTTCGATGCCTGGAAGGAAGCCCACCCGGCCTTTAACCCCTTCGGGCTGCCGTTGGTACAGGCGCGCACTCATGTATTGGAGTATGCCCTGCGCGGGCTGGAGGAAGCAGCCCACCAAGCATTGCAGGTGATCGCCGGCTTCCGCATGCCCGCCAGCTATGATACCCTGGCGGCCCTGTTTGTCGCCAACAACGAACCGGAAGAAGGAGAATCCAAGCTCTTCCCCTCCGAAACCGGCCTGGACCACACCCTGAAAGAACTGGAAGACCGCGGCCTGCTGGGCTGGGACAAGCGCGCCAACCGCTACGACCTGCACCCCATCGTGCGGGGGGTGGTGTGGAGCGGAATGGCGGAGGAGGGCAGGCGGGTGGTCTTCAGCTCCCTGCAGGCGCATTTTGAGGCGGTGCCCAAGATTGAAAATTTCCTGGAAGTCAACCGCCTGGAAGACCTTACGCCGGCGATCGAATTGTACAACACGCTGGTCGGTTTGGGGAGGTATGATGCTGCTGAAACATTATTTTATGAACGTATCAATAAAGCCACCCTCTACCGCCTGAGCGCCAGCCGCCAGCGGGTGGAGTTGCTGGAGCTGCTCTTTCCGGATGGGGTGGGCGAGCTGCCTCGGTTGATTAGTCCTGCCCAACAAGCCTTCACGCTCAATGCGCTGGCGGCGGGTTATCACTACAGTGGGCAGCCGGGGCGGGCGGTGCCCTTGCTTCGCCGCCACAATGAAATTCGGGAAAGAGAAAAGGATAAGGAAAACCTAAGCGTCGGCTTGGGCAACCTGTCGAACGCCCAACAGCTGGCCGGGGCCCTGCGCGAGTCGGAAGCCGCCGCCCGCCGCGCGCTGGCCCTCACGCGGGAGCGGGAGGACCGCTCCAGGGAGGCAACCAGTTTATACTGGCTTGGATTGACGCTGGCAGCGCGGGGAAAGGAATCGAATAGTAAAACTGCATTAGACCGATCAATCAAAATCTCCCTTCAAACAGATGCATACGAGCCATATGACTACCAAGCTATGCGAGCCGTATGGCTTGGGCTTTGGGAGGATGCAGAGAAATGGGCAAATAAGGCCAAGGATTATTGTAATGGCATTCGTTATGACCGTGGAATTATCCGTACAGCACGATTGCTAGGTCAGGCTTTACTTGGCTTAGGAAACGTCCCTCAGGCTGACGAGAACCTCCACCAGGCTCTAACGCATGCCCGCTCTGTCAATCTGATAGAAGAAGAACTGCCCGCCCTGGTTGCCCTGGCGGATCTGCGCCGCCGCCAGGGCCAGCCGGCGGCTGCGCGCGAGCTGCTGGGCGGCGTCTGGGAGTTGGCCGAGCGCGGCCCCTATCCGCTCGACCATGCCGATGCCTGCAATGTGCTCGCCCAGCTGGAGCGGGAGGCGGGCAATGAGCAGGCTGCGGTGGAAGCCGCCACGCAGGCCTACCGCCTCGCCTGGTGCGACGGACCGCCCTATGCCTACCACTGGGGGCTGGAAAAGGCAAAGCAGCATCTGGCGGAGCTGGGGGCGGCAGAGCCGGAGCTGCCGCCGTACGATGAGGGGAAATATGAGCCGATGGTGGAGATGGAGATCAATCCGAGGGATGAGTTTTTTGAGTGA
- the thrS gene encoding threonine--tRNA ligase: MITITFPDGQKRQYEEGSSALDIAKSISHGLAKKVISAKVNGEVWEATRPIRHDARLQLLTWDDKDGKMTFWHSSAHLMAEALEAIYPGIKFGTGPATDSGFYYDVDPGDHVISSDDFPRIEQKMIELARQKNEYVRKPISLDDAVAFFKEKGDEYKLELLEKRKEEAADITLYEQGNFIDLCRGPHVPDTSYIKAVKLTNVAGAYWQGDENRQQMTRVYGISFPKQKELDEYLVMIEEAKKRDHRKLGAELELFMFSERVGAGLPIWLPKGNQLRDRLMNFLRQEQEKRGYKLVITPHIGKKDLYVTSGHWEKYGKDSFRPMTTPREGEEFMLKPMNCPHHCEIYAHRPHSYKDLPLRIAEFGTVYRYEQSGELHGLSRVRGFTQDDAHIFCTPEQVKEEFLNVLDLTKVVLSKMGFENFTAQISLRDPETPEKYIGTEENWRNAENAIIEATKESGLQTTTELGEAAFYGPKLDFMVKDALGRSWQLGTIQVDYNLPDRFELEYIGADNQPHRPVMIHRAPFGSMERFISILIEHTGGKFPLWLAPDQFAVLPISDRFNEYAATIEKELGAFDIRGYVDDRSEKIGRKIRDTELNKVPFMLIVGEKEEESGTVSVRRQGEGDVGSMSVSEFAGHFQSQLD, from the coding sequence ATGATTACCATCACTTTCCCCGACGGCCAGAAACGCCAGTACGAAGAAGGAAGCTCGGCCCTCGACATCGCCAAATCCATCAGCCATGGGTTGGCCAAAAAAGTCATCTCCGCTAAGGTCAACGGCGAGGTGTGGGAGGCCACGCGCCCCATCCGCCACGATGCCCGCCTGCAGTTGCTGACCTGGGACGACAAAGACGGGAAAATGACCTTCTGGCACTCCTCCGCCCACTTAATGGCGGAAGCCCTGGAAGCCATTTACCCCGGCATCAAATTCGGCACGGGGCCGGCGACGGATAGTGGGTTCTACTACGATGTCGATCCTGGCGATCACGTCATCTCCTCTGACGATTTTCCCCGCATCGAGCAGAAAATGATCGAGCTGGCCCGCCAGAAGAACGAGTACGTGCGCAAGCCCATCAGCCTGGACGATGCCGTTGCTTTTTTCAAGGAAAAGGGAGACGAATACAAGCTGGAGCTGCTCGAAAAGCGCAAGGAGGAAGCCGCCGATATTACCCTCTACGAGCAAGGCAATTTCATCGACCTCTGCCGCGGCCCGCACGTGCCCGACACCAGCTACATCAAGGCGGTGAAGCTGACCAACGTGGCCGGTGCCTACTGGCAGGGCGACGAGAACCGCCAGCAGATGACCCGCGTTTACGGCATCTCCTTCCCCAAGCAGAAGGAACTGGACGAGTACCTCGTCATGATCGAGGAGGCCAAAAAGCGCGACCACCGCAAGCTGGGCGCCGAGCTGGAACTGTTCATGTTCTCCGAACGCGTGGGCGCCGGCCTGCCCATCTGGCTGCCCAAGGGCAACCAACTGCGCGACCGGCTGATGAACTTCCTGCGCCAGGAGCAGGAAAAGCGGGGGTATAAGCTCGTGATTACGCCCCACATCGGCAAAAAAGATTTGTATGTTACCTCCGGCCACTGGGAAAAATACGGTAAAGACAGCTTCCGCCCGATGACGACGCCCAGGGAAGGGGAGGAGTTTATGCTCAAGCCGATGAACTGCCCCCACCATTGCGAGATTTATGCCCACCGGCCACATTCCTATAAAGACCTGCCCCTGCGCATCGCCGAATTCGGCACCGTCTATCGCTACGAGCAGAGCGGCGAGCTGCACGGCTTATCGCGCGTGCGGGGCTTTACGCAGGACGATGCCCACATCTTCTGCACCCCCGAACAGGTCAAGGAGGAGTTCCTCAACGTGCTGGACCTGACCAAGGTGGTGCTCTCCAAGATGGGCTTTGAGAACTTCACTGCCCAAATCTCCCTGCGCGACCCGGAGACGCCGGAAAAATACATCGGCACGGAGGAGAACTGGCGAAATGCCGAGAATGCCATCATCGAAGCGACCAAAGAGTCTGGCCTGCAGACGACCACGGAACTTGGAGAGGCTGCTTTCTACGGCCCCAAGCTCGACTTTATGGTCAAGGACGCCCTGGGGCGCTCCTGGCAGCTGGGCACCATTCAGGTGGACTACAACCTGCCCGACCGCTTCGAACTGGAGTACATCGGCGCCGACAACCAGCCGCACCGCCCGGTGATGATCCACCGCGCGCCCTTCGGCTCTATGGAGCGCTTCATCAGCATCCTGATCGAGCACACCGGCGGAAAGTTCCCGCTTTGGCTGGCGCCCGACCAGTTTGCCGTGCTGCCCATCAGCGACCGATTCAACGAGTACGCAGCTACCATAGAAAAGGAACTGGGCGCCTTCGATATCCGGGGTTATGTGGACGACCGGAGCGAAAAGATCGGCCGCAAAATCCGCGACACGGAGCTGAATAAAGTGCCGTTTATGCTTATCGTCGGAGAGAAGGAAGAAGAAAGTGGAACGGTATCAGTTAGGCGCCAGGGAGAAGGCGACGTCGGATCGATGAGTGTAAGCGAGTTCGCCGGGCACTTCCAGAGCCAGTTGGACTGA
- a CDS encoding T9SS type A sorting domain-containing protein, producing the protein MKHTLLFLFLFVFSLSVAYAQTSFSDRLSVKPLNNKEKIDLQIFPNPATDYISVTKNEVVRQVMVFNLVGRQMKRFEAIDGEKYYVGDLPRGMYLVQLLGADGQIITTQRVNKR; encoded by the coding sequence ATGAAGCACACTTTACTCTTTCTGTTTTTGTTCGTGTTCAGCCTCTCTGTCGCCTATGCTCAAACGAGTTTCAGTGACCGCCTTTCCGTCAAGCCGTTGAACAACAAAGAAAAGATCGACCTGCAGATTTTTCCGAACCCTGCTACCGATTACATCAGCGTCACCAAAAATGAAGTGGTGAGGCAGGTGATGGTCTTCAACCTCGTCGGCCGCCAAATGAAGCGCTTCGAAGCCATAGACGGCGAAAAGTATTATGTCGGCGACCTGCCCCGGGGCATGTACCTCGTGCAGTTGCTCGGCGCGGACGGCCAGATCATCACCACGCAGCGCGTCAATAAGCGGTAA
- a CDS encoding UDP-3-O-(3-hydroxymyristoyl)glucosamine N-acyltransferase → MQFSNPIPVKEIAARIGARIIGDDSLMATGINEIHQVRKGDITFVDVKKYFDKSLKSEASIIILNEKVKCPKGKALLLCDNPFEAYNGIVLEHRPFQPLSSTVSDTAEIHPSAIIEPNVIIGPHAKVGANTYIQANVTIAEHVTIGNNVVIQAGAAIGTDAFYFKRTEEGYQHWRSGGRVIIEDHVQIGAGCTINKGVSGDTVIGAGTKIDCQVHIGHDVVVGKNCLFAAQVGIGGNTVIGDDVIIYGQAGISHNVTIGDKVMIHAKSGVSKSLEAGKSYFGYPANEARTMYKELAALRHLPTFFANYYEK, encoded by the coding sequence ATGCAGTTCTCAAACCCCATTCCCGTCAAGGAAATAGCCGCCAGGATCGGCGCCCGGATCATTGGCGACGACAGCCTGATGGCCACCGGCATCAACGAGATCCATCAGGTGCGCAAGGGAGACATCACCTTCGTGGATGTAAAAAAATACTTCGACAAGTCCCTCAAATCGGAGGCTTCCATCATCATTCTCAATGAGAAGGTGAAATGCCCGAAAGGCAAAGCGCTCTTGTTGTGCGACAACCCTTTCGAAGCATACAATGGCATTGTGCTGGAACACCGCCCTTTTCAGCCCCTTTCCAGCACTGTCAGCGATACGGCCGAAATCCACCCCAGCGCCATCATCGAGCCCAATGTAATCATCGGCCCGCACGCCAAAGTCGGCGCCAACACTTACATACAGGCCAATGTGACCATCGCCGAGCATGTCACTATCGGCAATAATGTGGTGATCCAGGCTGGCGCAGCCATCGGCACCGATGCCTTCTACTTCAAGCGCACTGAGGAAGGGTACCAGCACTGGCGCTCGGGCGGGCGGGTGATCATTGAAGACCACGTACAGATCGGCGCCGGGTGTACTATCAACAAAGGGGTTTCGGGAGATACCGTTATTGGAGCCGGCACCAAGATCGATTGCCAGGTGCACATCGGCCACGATGTGGTGGTGGGAAAGAACTGCCTCTTCGCCGCCCAGGTGGGCATAGGGGGCAATACCGTAATCGGCGACGACGTCATCATCTACGGCCAGGCAGGTATTTCACATAATGTAACTATAGGAGACAAAGTAATGATTCACGCCAAATCGGGCGTGTCCAAAAGCCTGGAGGCAGGGAAATCGTACTTCGGTTACCCGGCGAATGAAGCCAGGACCATGTACAAAGAACTGGCCGCGCTGAGGCACCTGCCGACCTTTTTTGCCAATTATTACGAAAAATAA
- a CDS encoding cold shock domain-containing protein: protein MPVGIVQFFLDKKGYGYIRVPETREEFYVRRRHLKAPVEQRDLVRFIVRGDKQGLYAAEVERIEDDQAEK, encoded by the coding sequence ATGCCGGTAGGTATCGTCCAGTTTTTCCTCGATAAAAAAGGGTACGGTTACATTCGGGTGCCGGAAACCCGGGAAGAGTTCTACGTGCGCCGGCGCCATCTAAAGGCGCCGGTGGAGCAGAGGGATCTGGTGCGCTTTATCGTTAGAGGGGACAAACAGGGGCTTTACGCCGCCGAGGTGGAGCGGATAGAGGATGATCAGGCGGAGAAGTAA
- a CDS encoding glycosyltransferase family 2 protein, with translation MSLKLSVVVTVYNEQLNIKPLVGQLTAALEGLDYEIVYVDDGSTDDTLKELYHIRHPRLKVVEFRKNYGQSLALMAGIEQAEGEFIATMDGDLQNDPSDIPRMLQLAEEGNYDMVAGERANRKDGMFLRKIPSRIANFIIRKTSGVHLRDYGCALRVFRADIAKDMGIYGELHRFIPVLAHLEGARITQVPVRHHAREHGQSKYGLNRTFKVISDLLLMLFLKKYMQKPMHLFGNTGVILFAIGALINLYLIVLKILGQDIWGKPLLILGLMLVIAGIQLVTIGIVIEIQMRTYFESQQKRPYKIRKVVKGGVEEEVKAS, from the coding sequence ATGTCTTTAAAATTATCAGTAGTCGTAACCGTATACAACGAGCAACTCAACATCAAGCCGCTCGTCGGGCAGCTCACTGCTGCTCTTGAAGGGCTGGATTACGAGATCGTATACGTCGACGACGGCTCGACGGACGACACCCTGAAAGAGTTGTACCATATTCGGCACCCCCGCCTCAAGGTGGTGGAGTTCCGAAAGAATTATGGGCAAAGCCTGGCCCTCATGGCCGGCATCGAGCAGGCGGAGGGGGAGTTCATCGCCACGATGGACGGCGACCTGCAAAACGACCCGTCCGATATCCCCCGGATGCTGCAACTGGCAGAAGAGGGCAACTACGACATGGTGGCAGGCGAGCGGGCCAACCGGAAAGACGGCATGTTCCTGCGCAAAATCCCCAGCCGGATCGCCAACTTCATCATCCGGAAAACTTCCGGGGTACACCTCCGGGACTACGGCTGCGCCCTGCGGGTATTTCGGGCCGACATCGCCAAGGACATGGGCATCTACGGGGAGCTGCACCGCTTCATTCCGGTTCTGGCTCACCTGGAGGGCGCCCGCATCACCCAAGTGCCGGTCAGGCACCACGCCCGGGAGCACGGCCAGTCGAAGTACGGTCTCAACCGCACCTTCAAGGTGATCAGCGACCTGCTGCTCATGCTGTTCCTGAAGAAGTACATGCAAAAGCCGATGCACCTGTTCGGCAATACCGGCGTTATCCTGTTCGCCATCGGGGCGCTGATCAACCTCTACCTCATCGTGCTCAAGATTCTGGGGCAGGACATCTGGGGCAAGCCGCTGCTCATCCTGGGCCTGATGCTGGTCATTGCGGGCATACAACTGGTGACCATCGGCATCGTCATCGAGATACAGATGCGCACCTATTTTGAGTCGCAGCAGAAGCGGCCGTATAAAATCCGCAAGGTGGTGAAGGGCGGGGTGGAGGAGGAGGTGAAAGCCAGTTAG